CAATGTCTAAGCCAGCATGTGCTTCTATCGTTTCCGCCAGAACAGGATCTTTCATAGAGCGATAGGCAGCCGCAGCCATCGAACCGCCAGCACCCGGTATAGGTACAGCTGAAACTTCACTTAGCCCAAGCGACTCTAGCAATGAGCGTTCCATTACAAGCGCACGATTCAGATGCTCACAGCACTGATAAACGAGATGAAATCCTTTTTCCGCTGCGACCAAACGAGCCCCTTCAAGCAGTTGCTGTGCGACTTCAAGCGCACCACCGGTTCCAATACGGACACCAGCGACCTCACTTGTGCTAACTCCTAGGACAACAATTTTACCAGATCCAAGGTTACCAGCTTC
This genomic stretch from Paenibacillus sp. FSL H7-0737 harbors:
- a CDS encoding TIGR01440 family protein gives rise to the protein MDKVVELSLTEATVTVLRELAEAGNLGSGKIVVLGVSTSEVAGVRIGTGGALEVAQQLLEGARLVAAEKGFHLVYQCCEHLNRALVMERSLLESLGLSEVSAVPIPGAGGSMAAAAYRSMKDPVLAETIEAHAGLDIGETLIGMHLRRVAVPFRPTLRYIGAARVNAAWTRPPLIGGERAVYRTLEQSGSQVCD